In Helianthus annuus cultivar XRQ/B chromosome 8, HanXRQr2.0-SUNRISE, whole genome shotgun sequence, a single genomic region encodes these proteins:
- the LOC110871533 gene encoding uncharacterized protein LOC110871533: MARTKEQAGSSSSSSKGKGKQKEQPPRKRQYMGRVSESESEGEEEMELDPSEKPVWNSGSLDDQPEVWQPTLYNDCMNKLKNKAAAFICEKEVDEPQFGQFGVFAKFRALGWEGALKCFDKDKSNLFMTEIQEWMATLKCHNFNKPSQMKLIGEVHGVPVEMSYDTLKRLGKYDSLPSREYMVPTLDDLLLKPEKHVRWNDMLAALFLPGRYSGILYRKNLKIEAKLLHTICLLNVIPRRGDKEHVRYPEIPVLYSLMHGSPRFPIRYLIIHHLWICRNKYGRDIVPYCRIITGLMKQQKALTSEDRGLTKRHQPFTLDRLGNVWTYTQLERYHKLKSEGQRWRALKLGARELLPGEPDEPESDEEVVPSGDEDYADEPHGGANVGLGGFGRGHGGMFYDYAQQSYEPGWAYSGSMQEVIESQRPPASIFDTWSGSERSLFDQNTRNSASLERALKHSFDRQEAWNRTFAYSREVDTNNRYHDDQMRRMHADWHAGRPVVEDPQHVDYASLPPYDGSISYPTPPLHHSQWLDPRQQEGAQQQAGSSSGAFGFGEWNDMMSSIFGPPGPRYY, from the coding sequence ATGGCTAGGACAAAAGAACAAGCGGGATCAAGTTCGTCTTCATCAAAAGGCAAGGGCAAACAAAAGGAGCAACCACCAAGAAAGAGGCAATATATGGGTAGGGTTAGTGAAAGCGAAAGTGAAGGCGAAGAAGAGATGGAGTTAGACCCGAGTGAAAAGCCGGTATGGAACTCGGGGTCTTTGGATGATCAACCCGAGGTTTGGCAGCCAACACTTTACAATGATTGCATGAATAAGTTGAAAAACAAGGCAGCCGCTTTTATTTGTGAGAAAGAAGTTGATGAGCCCCAATTTGGCCAGTTTGGGGTGTTTGCTAAATTTCGCGCTCTAGGTTGGGAAGGGGCGCTTAAATGCTTCGACAAAGACAAGAGTAACCTGTTTATGACAGAGATTCAAGAGTGGATGGCAACCTTAAAATGTCACAACTTTAACAAGCCATCACAAATGAAGTTGATCGGAGAGGTACATGGGGTACCGGTGGAGATGTCGTATGATACACTGAAGAGGCTTGGAAAGTATGACAGTCTCCCATCTCGAGAGTACATGGTTCCCACACTTGATGACCTATTGCTTAAACCGGAAAAGCATGTTAGGTGGAACGACATGTTGGCAGCATTGTTTTTACCCGGTAGATACAGTGGTATTCTATACCGGAAGAACTTGAAGATTGAAGCTAAATTGCTGCATACAATCTGCCTTCTCAATGTCATTCCAAGAAGGGGAGACAAAGAACATGTGAGGTACCCGGAGATACCCGTTCTTTATTCGTTGATGCATGGGTCCCCACGCTTCCCGATACGTTACCTTATCATACACCACTTATGGATCTGCCGGAACAAGTATGGAAGAGACATCGTCCCGTATTGTCGAATAATTACGGGTTTGATGAAACAACAGAAAGCGCTAACATCCGAAGACCGAGGTTTGACAAAAAGGCACCAGCCTTTTACATTGGATAGGTTGGGGAATGTTTGGACGTATACTCAGTTGGAACGTTATCATAAGTTGAAATCGGAAGGTCAAAGGTGGAGGGCATTAAAATTGGGTGCAAGAGAGTTGTTACCGGGAGAGCCGGATGAGCCGGAAAGTGATGAAGAAGTGGTTCCGAGTGGGGACGAGGATTATGCGGACGAGCCGCATGGTGGTGCAAATGTTGGTCTAGGGGGTTTTGGTAGAGGTCATGGTGGTATGTTCTACGACTATGCGCAGCAATCTTATGAGCCGGGGTGGGCTTATAGTGGTTCAATGCAAGAGGTGATCGAAAGTCAACGTCCTCCGGCGTCTATTTTTGACACATGGTCGGGGTCGGAGAGGTCATTATTTGATCAAAACACGCGGAATAGCGCCAGTTTGGAGCGGGCGTTAAAACATAGTTTCGATCGCCAAGAGGCGTGGAACCGTACCTTCGCATACTCTCGAGAGGTGGATACTAATAATAGATATCATGATGATCAAATGAGGCGGatgcatgcggattggcatgccggaaggccggttgttgaggatccacaacatgtggactaTGCTTCATTGCCGCCTTATGATGGTAGCATTTCATATCCGACTCCACCACTCCACCATTCTCAATGGCTTGACCCAAGGCAACAGGAGGGAGCGCAACAACAAGCAGGGAGTAGCAGCGGCGCATTCGGATTTGGAGAGTGGAATGATATGATGTCATCTATCTTTGGACCTCCAGGACCGCGCTATTATTAA